The Deinococcus sedimenti genomic interval TCCGATCTGCCCTGCTGCTGGCCCTGCTCAGCCCGCTGACTGCCGCCCAGACCACCGATCACCCCTTGTCCATTGAGCGCATGCGCGCCCGCACCTACCCCGGCAGTGCCCTGACCACCCGGCAGACCCTAAGCCCCGGCGCGAACTACACCCGGCGCGTCGTGTCCTACCAGTCCGACGGCCTGCGCATCAACGCCCTGCTCACGGTGCCCAACGGCACGCCCCCCAAAGGCGGCTGGCCGGCCATCGTGTTCAACCACGGCTACATTCCGCCAAACGAGTACCGCACGACCGAACGGTACGTCGCGTACGTGGACGCTTTCGCGCGCGCCGGTTTCGTGGTGCTCAAACCCGACTACCGGGGCCATGGGAGTTCCCAGGGCCAGCCGGCCGGCACCTCGTACTGGTCCCCCGAGTACACCACTGACGTCCTGAACGCCGCGTCCTCCCTCAAGACCCTCCCAGGCGTGAACAAGGCCCGCCTGGGCATGTGGGGCCACTCCATGGGCGGCCACATCACCCTGCGCGCCATGGTGGTGAGTCCTGACATTAAAGCCGGCGTCGTCTGGGCGGGCGTGGTGGGCCCGTACGATCTGCTGTTCAAGGCGCTGCTCCAATGGGGCCGCGGCGACCCTAACGATCCACGTGCCCGACTGCTCGCCACCCTGGGGCGCCCCGAGCGCAACCCGGCCGCCTACCGGGCCATCTCCCCGAACGCCTACCTGGCCGACCTCCGGGGCCGGCCCCTCCAGCTGCACCACGCGACCGGAGACACACACGTGCCCTACAGTCTGTCGCAGTCACTCGCGAGCAGCCTGAAGGCCGCCGGGCAACCCGTGACCTTCTACACGTACGCAGGCGACAACCACGACCTCAGCCGCAACCTGAAAGCGGCGCTGGACCGGTCCATCGCCTTTTTCAAGACGCACCTGTGATTCCCTGTGAGGCACCCATGACCCTGACGCCCCTGCACCGCGCCCTTCTGCTGAGCGCCGCCCTGCTCACCAGCGTGGCGGGCGCGTACACCGTGAAACCCGGCGACACCCTCTTCAGCCTCGCGCGCGCCTCTGGCACGACGGTCGCGGACCTCATGCGCCTCAACGACTTGAGCAGCACCACCCTGGAGGTCGGGCAAACCCTGCGCCTTCCGGGTGAAGCCGCGCCGTCCGCGTCGCCGGCGCCTGCCTCGCCCTTGCCTCTGCCCCCTGCACCGGCCCTGCCGGGGGTGAACGTCACCGCGCCGACCAGCCTGCGTATGGGCGACGCGTTCGCGCTGCGCCTCACGGGTCCGCGCGCGGCAGAGGCCCGCGTCCACTTCCCCAGTGAAGTGGGCGAGGATGTGCGCCTGCCCGCCGAGCGCCTCACGCCGGTCCCTGCAGGCAACGGCACGTTCATCGTGCTGGGCCGGGTGCTGCTGGGCAAAGCCACGCCGCTGATCTACGAGATCGAGCTGGATGGGCAGGTGCTGCGCCGCAGCCTCCCCGTGGCGGGTCTGCCCCAGCCGGTCCAGCGCCTGAACCTCCCGCCCAGTATCAGCGGCAAACTGCAGGACCCGGCGCGCGCTGCGGAGGACGCCGCGGTGGAGCGCGCGTACGCCCTGCGAACCCCGCCCGTCTGGACGAAGCCCTTCCAGGACGCCGTCCAGGTCCGCGCGCAGAGCAGCGCGTTCGGGCAGCCGCGCACCTACGTGGCGGGCGGTCCCGTGCAGTACCACTACGGCACGGATTACCGCGCCCCCGCGGGCACTGCGGTCCGCGCCGTCAATGACGGCACGGTGGTCATGGCCGGGATGTATCCCGTGCGCGGCGGCCTGGTCATCCTGGACCACGGCGCCGGCGTGACCAGTCTGTACTTTCACCAGCGCCGGGTGACGGTGAAGGTGGGGCAGAAGGTCAGCCGCGGCGACAAGATCGGCGAGGTGGGGAGCACTGGGCTGAGCACCGGCCCGCACCTGCACCTGGAACTTCGGGTGCGCGGTGAGGGCACCGACCCGGCCGGGTGGATGAACCGTCTCTGGCCGAAATAAGGGGGCGCCCGAAGGTCGGCCGGCAGGCGACCTGCCGTTTGCACCACTGCTCTGGGTCACCTCCTATGACCGCTCTGCCCGGCGGTCAAAGCCTCCTGGGCTTCTGCCAGGGGTGGCGTGAAGTCGGATACGCTGATGGCATGAGAAGGGCCAGGACCGTGTTCGGTGATGGGCGTCAACCATGAGTCGGGGCCGCAGCGCTCAGCGCGCGGCGGCTGAGGACGCGCCGGTGGCGCCCAAAGCCTCCCCCTGGAACCTCGGCAATATTCTTGGGTTACTTGCCCTGCTGGCCACCATTGCCTTTGGCATCATCCCGCTGATTGTTTCATCAGCCCAGCAACGGTTGCGGCTGGACGCCACCATTCAATCTGCGGCGCAGATCGTGGGTTCCACACTGCCTTCACAGGTCCGCGTGACCGTCGGTGGCAAGGAAGCGAGAAACGTCTACGCGACGGTGCTCAAGGTGGCCAACTCGGGCGCGCGGCCCATCACGCCTGACCTCTTTGCACCGGGCACGGTTCTCCGCTTACGCCTGGGCGACCAGTGTGAAGTGGTGGAGCAGCGCGTCGTTGGCGCACGTCCTCAGGATGTTCGCGAGCGGGCGCGGGTCACCGTGATTCCAGGCGGCGTGGCCCTCGCACCCTTGTTGCTGAATCCTGATGATACAGTGCTCATTCAAGTCCTCACGTCAAATTGCCGCCCTCAGCTTGTGCCTTCGGCGTCCATTGCCGGCATCACGCAGGTCAGCATGAGGGACGCGGCGAAAATCAAGGCCGAGTGGGCATACCGGTGGCTCATCGTGTTTGCCATCGTCATGGGCGGTATTTTCAGCCTCTTGAACATCTACGAAGCCCAGATCAAGAAAATGTCTCGTTGGCAACGGCAATTGATTGTGTTTGGCCTCCTCACTTTAATGATATCTGCCTTATTCTTTTTAATGAATATGATGCTTTCTTCCGCGTTTCAATCGTTTTCTCCAACGTATCAATGAGTAACATGTTCAACCCGTTCAGCAGGCTCCAAATCGAGTCTTCACTTCACACAAAGGGCGAGATGGCTGTCTCCCTGATTTCACTGGTGAACGGCAGATCGGTGGCGTGGCGCCAGACGTTCCGGGTGCATGCCCGAACCGGTGGAGCGGTGCACCGCTGCCCCCATGACAGGGACACCAGTGCAGGAACCCAGCATGCATCCGGCTGTTCCCCTCGCACAGGCATCAACTCAGCAGCGCTTGCAGTTTGGGCCGCTGCTGGTCGAAGGTGCCGTAGAAGAACTGTTCACCAACAACCGTGATGGGCGCGACCCGGACGCCGTACCGAGCTTTTGCCTCTTCAGCGACGGCCGGGTTCGTCAGGTCGCGTTCTTCAAACGCGACGCCGTGCCGGTCAAACCAGCGCCGCAGCGCGTGGCAGTCGGGGCAGGTGGGTGTGGCATACAGGATGACGTGCGGCATAGGCAGCCTCGCGGGAACACCGGGACGAACCCATGGGCTCGTCCCGGAGCGGGAGGGCGGAGGTGGTCAGCGGCCGTGAACAGGCAACGACGGGAAAAGGGCAAGCGGACCGCCGCGTTCCGGATGTGATCTGGGTCCGTCAGCGGCGGCTGGCCAACGGCGCGTTATTCACCCTGGCAACCTGACAGGGGGTTTGCCGTCACTCAGATGTACTTGAGCACGTCCATGAGCTCGTCCACCATGTCCTGGGCGTCGCCCCGGGTGGCGGCGGTCGCCACGTGCGCTTCGAGGTGCCCGCGCAGGACCACGCTGGCCGCGCCGTCGAGCGCGCCCTGCACGGCCTTGATCTGCCGCAGCACGTCCACGCAGTAGACATCGGGATCCTCCAGGGAGCGGCGGATGCTTTCCAGGTGACCGCGGGCGATGGCGAGACGACGCGCGGCGCGCTGGCGACTGTCTTCGGGCATGCAGAGGTGCTGGCTCGTGTGACAGGCCTCCCCCTCAGGGGGATGGGGGGCAGGCGGCCTGGCGGTCGTCGCCCTGGGCATTACTGAGGGGAAACGGCCGCGCCGTACCCTTCGTCCTGCACGGCGGTGATCAGGTGCTGCGCGTCGGCGCTGCCCTGCACAACGGCCTTGCCGGTCTTGAGGTCCACCTGGGCGTCCGTGACGCCGGGCACGCTTTTCAGGGCGCTGGCGACGCCGCTCTGGCAGTGGCCGCAGGTCATGCCGGTGATGGTCAATTCAATCTGGTTCATGGTCTTCCTCCTGGCATCAAGCTATACCCTCCCCCCTGGGGTGTCAAGAGGACTGAAGAAGGGAGAGCCGAAAACACAGGCTTTTCCTGGCGGCATCTTGCATTCCCCCTCCCCCAGGGTCTATGCTGCCCTCATAAGGAACCCCCCTGGGGGGGATTGGAGGAATCCATGACACACACCATCGAGCTCGGCATTCAAGGCATGACCTGCGCCAGTTGCGTGGGCCGCGTCGAACGCGGCCTGAAGAAGGTGGACGGCGTCCAAGACGCCACCGTGAACCTCGCCACTGAGCGCGCCACCGTGACCTACGACCCCGCCCTGACCGGCCCGGACGTCCTGCTGGCCAAGATCAAGGACGTTGGCTACGAGCCCCTCGTCAGCACCGCTGAACTCGGGATTCAGGGCATGACCTGCGCGAGCTGCGTCGGCCGGGTCGAGCGCGCCCTGAAGAAGGTGGACGGTGTTCTGAGCGCCAGCGTGAACCTCGCCACCGAACGCGCCAGCGTGACCTACCTCCCGGCCAGCGTCAGCCCCGGTCAGCTCAAGGCCGCCATCCGCGAAGCGGGCTATGAGGTCCTTGAAGCGCAAGCTGGTCTGAGCCGTGAAGATCAGGAACGCGAAGCGCGCGCCCAGGAAGTCGACCACCTGCGCCGCCAGGTGCTGTTCAGCACGGTCTTCGCGCTCCCCCTGCTGCTGATTGCCATGGTGCCCATGGTCATCCCGGCGGTGAACGACTGGCTGATGGCCACCTTCGGGCACGGCGTCATGGGCACCCTCAACTGGATCATGCTCGCCCTCGCCCTGCCCATCCAGTTCGGTCCCGGACGGCGCTTCTACCGGCTGGGCTGGAAGAGCCTGAAAAACAAATCCCCTGACATGAACGCCTTGGTGATGATCGGCACCACCGCCGCGTTCGTGTACTCGCTGGTGGCCACGGTGGCCCCCGGCATCTTCCCGGACGGCACCGCGCACGTGTACTACGAAGCCTCGGGGGTCGTGATCACCCTGATCCTGCTCGGTAAGTTCTTCGAAGCCGTCGCCAAGGGCCGCTCGAGTGAAGCCATGAAGAAACTGCTGAGCCTGCAGGCCAAAACCGCCCGCGTCGTGCGGGGCGGTCAGGAACTTGAGGTGTCCACGGACGAGGTGCTGGTCGGTGACCTGATCTCGGTTCGCCCGGGCGAGAAGATCCCGGTCGATGGGGAAGTCGTCAGCGGCAACTCCTTTGTCGATGAATCCATGATCACCGGTGAACCGGTGCCAGTCAGCAAGCAGACCGGCGCCCCCGTTGTGGGCGGCACCATCAACCAGAACGGCGCCCTGAGCTTCCGCGCCACGAAAATTGGCGCCGACACCGCCCTGGCCCAGATCATCAAGTTGGTGGAAACCGCGCAGGGCAGCAAACCCCCCATCCAGGGCCTTGCGGATAGGGTCGTCGCCGTCTTCGTGCCGGTCGTGCTGGGCATCGCAGCCCTGACCTTCCTCCTGTGGCTGATCTTCGGTGGGCAGACGGCCCTCTCCTTCGCCCTGATCACCACGGTTGCAGTCCTGATCATCGCCTGCCCCTGCGCCATGGGCCTGGCCACACCGACCAGCATCATGGTCGGCACCGGCAAAGCCGCTGAACTGGGCGTCCTCTTTAAAGGCGGCGGCGCCCTGGAAGGGCTGCAGGACGTGCAGGTCGTCGCGGTGGACAAGACCGGCACGCTGACCAAAGGCAAGCCTGAACTGACCGACCTGGTGACAACAGACGCCTTTACCCGCAACGACGTCCTGCGCCTGGTCGCCGCAGCGGAAGAGCAGAGTGAACACCCCATTGCCCGCGCCATCGTGGACGCCGCGAAAACAGAAGGCGTTGCTCTGGTGCAGCCCGAGCACTTCGAAGCGGTGCCTGGATTCGGCCTGGAAGCGCGGGTGGATGGCCACCTGGTGCAAGTGGGCGCCGACCGGTACATGACCCGCCTGGGCCTCGACACGGCCGTCTTCACGGCGCAGGCCGAACGGCTGGGCGATGAAGGCAAGAGCCCGCTGTTCGCGGCGATTGACGGTCAGCTCGCGGCCGTGATCGCGGTGGCCGATCCCATCAAGGATGGGAGTCTGGAGGCGGTGCGCGCCCTGCACGCCCAGGGCCTGAAGGTCGCCATGATCACTGGGGACAACACCCGCACCGCGCATGCGATTGCCCGGCAGCTGGGCATCGATGAAGTCCTGGCCGAAGTGCTGCCCAGCGGCAAGAGTGAGGCGGTGAAGGCCCTGCAGGCTGGGGGCCAGAAGGTCGCCTTCGTCGGAGACGGCATCAATGACGCGCCGGCACTCGCCCAGGCAGACGTGGGCCTGGCCATCGGCACGGGCACGGACGTGGCGGTGGAAACCGCCGACGTGATCCTCATGAGCGGCGACCTGCGCGGCGTGCCGAACGCCTTCGCCCTGAGCCGCGCCACGCTGCGCAACATCAAGCTCAACCTCTTCTGGGCCTTCGCCTACAACATCATCCTGATTCCGGTCGCGGCTGGCGTGCTGTACCCCGCCTTTGGCCTCCTGCTCAGTCCGGTCCTGGCGGCTGCCGCGATGGGCTTTTCCAGCGTGTTCGTGCTGACCAACGCCCTGCGCCTGCGCGGCTTCCGCCCACCCGTGAACCCCGACCCCGCCCCGGTTCGTGCCGGGACGGTGAGGGCCGCGTCCGCCTGAACGGAGGTGACGTGCCATGGCGAAACTGAAGGTCGCGGCCCTGATGCAGCATTTGCGGCGGCATGCCAAGCACGCCCAGTGCCGGCGCAGCTTCCTGGAGCGGGCCCAGATGCGCGCCGCGGTGGACGCCGAGCAGGGCCTGACGTTTCTGGGGGTCGGCAGTTCCTGCGGGAAACCCGCGTTCGCCCTGCCGTACCCGCTGACCTGGACCGAAGCAGCGCTGGACCGACTCGAGCACCTGGCCGAGCAGCACTTCTGTTACGTCGAGTATGGCCAGCTCGCGCACCTCAAACGGCGGGTGGACGACCGCGAACTGCTCGCCGTGCAG includes:
- a CDS encoding alpha/beta hydrolase family protein, producing the protein MLHVRSALLLALLSPLTAAQTTDHPLSIERMRARTYPGSALTTRQTLSPGANYTRRVVSYQSDGLRINALLTVPNGTPPKGGWPAIVFNHGYIPPNEYRTTERYVAYVDAFARAGFVVLKPDYRGHGSSQGQPAGTSYWSPEYTTDVLNAASSLKTLPGVNKARLGMWGHSMGGHITLRAMVVSPDIKAGVVWAGVVGPYDLLFKALLQWGRGDPNDPRARLLATLGRPERNPAAYRAISPNAYLADLRGRPLQLHHATGDTHVPYSLSQSLASSLKAAGQPVTFYTYAGDNHDLSRNLKAALDRSIAFFKTHL
- a CDS encoding LysM peptidoglycan-binding domain-containing M23 family metallopeptidase → MTLTPLHRALLLSAALLTSVAGAYTVKPGDTLFSLARASGTTVADLMRLNDLSSTTLEVGQTLRLPGEAAPSASPAPASPLPLPPAPALPGVNVTAPTSLRMGDAFALRLTGPRAAEARVHFPSEVGEDVRLPAERLTPVPAGNGTFIVLGRVLLGKATPLIYEIELDGQVLRRSLPVAGLPQPVQRLNLPPSISGKLQDPARAAEDAAVERAYALRTPPVWTKPFQDAVQVRAQSSAFGQPRTYVAGGPVQYHYGTDYRAPAGTAVRAVNDGTVVMAGMYPVRGGLVILDHGAGVTSLYFHQRRVTVKVGQKVSRGDKIGEVGSTGLSTGPHLHLELRVRGEGTDPAGWMNRLWPK
- a CDS encoding glutaredoxin family protein; protein product: MPHVILYATPTCPDCHALRRWFDRHGVAFEERDLTNPAVAEEAKARYGVRVAPITVVGEQFFYGTFDQQRPKLQALLS
- a CDS encoding metal-sensitive transcriptional regulator; translated protein: MPRATTARPPAPHPPEGEACHTSQHLCMPEDSRQRAARRLAIARGHLESIRRSLEDPDVYCVDVLRQIKAVQGALDGAASVVLRGHLEAHVATAATRGDAQDMVDELMDVLKYI
- a CDS encoding CopZ family metallochaperone, yielding MNQIELTITGMTCGHCQSGVASALKSVPGVTDAQVDLKTGKAVVQGSADAQHLITAVQDEGYGAAVSPQ
- a CDS encoding heavy metal translocating P-type ATPase, which produces MTHTIELGIQGMTCASCVGRVERGLKKVDGVQDATVNLATERATVTYDPALTGPDVLLAKIKDVGYEPLVSTAELGIQGMTCASCVGRVERALKKVDGVLSASVNLATERASVTYLPASVSPGQLKAAIREAGYEVLEAQAGLSREDQEREARAQEVDHLRRQVLFSTVFALPLLLIAMVPMVIPAVNDWLMATFGHGVMGTLNWIMLALALPIQFGPGRRFYRLGWKSLKNKSPDMNALVMIGTTAAFVYSLVATVAPGIFPDGTAHVYYEASGVVITLILLGKFFEAVAKGRSSEAMKKLLSLQAKTARVVRGGQELEVSTDEVLVGDLISVRPGEKIPVDGEVVSGNSFVDESMITGEPVPVSKQTGAPVVGGTINQNGALSFRATKIGADTALAQIIKLVETAQGSKPPIQGLADRVVAVFVPVVLGIAALTFLLWLIFGGQTALSFALITTVAVLIIACPCAMGLATPTSIMVGTGKAAELGVLFKGGGALEGLQDVQVVAVDKTGTLTKGKPELTDLVTTDAFTRNDVLRLVAAAEEQSEHPIARAIVDAAKTEGVALVQPEHFEAVPGFGLEARVDGHLVQVGADRYMTRLGLDTAVFTAQAERLGDEGKSPLFAAIDGQLAAVIAVADPIKDGSLEAVRALHAQGLKVAMITGDNTRTAHAIARQLGIDEVLAEVLPSGKSEAVKALQAGGQKVAFVGDGINDAPALAQADVGLAIGTGTDVAVETADVILMSGDLRGVPNAFALSRATLRNIKLNLFWAFAYNIILIPVAAGVLYPAFGLLLSPVLAAAAMGFSSVFVLTNALRLRGFRPPVNPDPAPVRAGTVRAASA